The sequence TGTTTCGTTGGGTTTTAAGTATAACTAATCAAATGATTGCCCCTTAATTACTAGGAAATGCATATGTCAGAATTTTGAATTGGGTTAGGAATGAgcaggttttaatttgatatggtGTGTGTTGTTCTTACATagatatatgaatatatatagttGAGCTCATATATGTCCATATGAGTACTGTATATATTGAAATTTTGTGTTAATAAATAGTGATTTTAGAGTAATATATGTAGCAAATTGCGATTCATGGTTACTGGGGGTAATGGAAGACGTTTTTCAATTCAAAGTAGGTTGGATGCTGCAACCCGAAAATAAATTGGTACATATATTGGAGAAAATTCAGGGGCGTATCTTTTTTACTTGGAGAAATTAAAGAGCCGTGAAATTTGAACATTAAACTTTTCTATTCAAAGTATGTCTTATATTTGAGAATTAGGGTAATAGAACAACAATTAAtagattaaatttaaattatttgaaagATTAATATATAACCCAACAAACTAAAAGCTTGTTCCATGCATCTATCAAATGACGACGGCCGGGGTAGACTATTTATATATCTAATCTATCACCGAAATAAAGTCTAATAGATCTAAACCCTCTTCAAAATAGTGTCACGTGCTTCTGAAAGTTTAAACTGGCCATTCTACCAACTTAGAAGTTTGATTCTTGAATTAGTTTATTTTAACTGTGTCTGAAGACATTTTTGCATTAATTCGGATATTTAAGTTTGTTATTCCAATAATGAATCGAAATATTTAATACTTACTTGATCCGtatatgaaaattattattattattattattattattattattattagggttaatagccggaaaatacaccaactttcatcggaattgcatattgcacacgacctttaaaaatagccccataatacaccaccttttaatgtagtcgcaaattgcacatgcgttgaccatccCTAAAATCTTAGATGACGTGTCTCCCGGAATTTGCAGACGTGGACGCACCGGCGATaatgtaaaacgacgtcgttttgtcaaaaaaaaaattaaataaaaaaaattaaaaaagaaacaaCTGTTGTTGCTTTACGCCCCGCCCCCGCCGCCGGCTGCAGGTGTGCCGGGTGGTCACGAATCTCCGGCCACCACAACATCACCGCCGCAACACCACCACAGATCtgcaaaccaaaatggaaatccCCAAATCCCCAGCCACACAAAAAAACCCTAGATATGCAAATCTACAAACATCAAATCCACCCAAAAATTCAGAGATTGGAGATTTGAAGGTGGAGAAacagattagagagagagaagaggacgTCTATGACACTGGGATAGGGAGAGGTAACCGGCGGCCTCGTCGCCGCCGGAAGAGAAGAGAGGCCGAGGGAGATGGAGCTTTCGCGGCGGCGGACTAACAGATTTGCGGGGGAGCCGAGAGAGGGATGAACATATTTGCGGGGAGCAGCGGCGGCGCCGCTGCTACCGGCGCTGACCTGGCCGAGAAAGAGAGGAGGGAGAGATGAGGCGGCTGGGAGGCGCCAGATCTGGAAAAGGGAAGAGCGGCTGCGGCGGTGGCTGTTAGGCTGCTGTTCCGGCCGAAAGATGGGAGACGATCGCTGGCGAAGGGAAGCAGACGGCTTGGAGGGGAGGAACTCCGGCGTAGGTGTGAGGATGTGAGAGGGTGTGCGTGTATGTGAGTGTGTGCGTGAGatttgagagaagagagagaacagaGATTTTAATTTAACAATTAGGGCATTATAATTGGGAAATCAGagttcatttaattaaaatggaataacAAAGCCAAACGACGTCGTATTATACGCGTGGCTTGCCACCGTGTTTAAAAAAGCCACGCGTAATGCCacgtctttaaaaaaaattaccacgtcatcgccggtcaaacaTAGTTGTGGTCGGAAATTTCGCCGGGTGCAATTCgcgactaaattaaaaggtggtgtataatggggctatttttgaaggtcgtgtgcaatatgCCATTCtgatgaaagttcgtgtattttctggctattaacccttattattattattattattattattattattattattcgcCTGCGTATAAGAAGATTgcagttttaatttttttgtttgaaaCTACTCCTTATAAAATTTAAACCTGATTCATATTTAATATCTACAATGAAAGTGTTGCTTTTTATGGATCGGATGTTGTGCACTGTGTTAGAGAAACACACAAGTACACATAGAGATTAAAGCAGCAGAAATAAAAAGAAGACACAAATATGTAAAATTTTCCAcaagttataaattataactttCAGAAGCCCTATGGCAAAACTTCACTAAATATGAGAGTGACTTACACTCACTTTCAATATCTTTACAAAGACTAGGTATTGAACAAAAGACACTCTCTCACTAAACAACAATATCTCCAAGCTTCCTACTTTGTAGGGGTCTTCAACAATCTTTGACTCCAActtttaaaccctaaaaaaacGTGAATAAGGCAAAACACAATAATACTAAATCTCATTAATTTAGGAAAGTTTCATGGAGTTAAAAATTAACTCCAACATACAATAACCCAATCATTTAACACAAACTTTGAtgtgtttatttttttcactcAACTTTAATGAATCTATTTATCTACTTTATGGGTGAGTTctatttgattgtaaatttattatgagaaaaggagggataaacaaaatttaaccctttaaatcattcatttcttttcccacatttcctacttgacccttactcattcatcatttacactacaaatgagggataatattatccctccaaaaatggtgtgataatattatccctccaaaaatggtgtgataatattatccctcctttgtagtgtaaatgaggaatgatgAGTAAgtgtcaagtaggaaatgtggaaaaagaaatgaaggatttaaaggattaaattttgtttatcctttttttctcatgataaatttacaaccaaagagaacgcaccctataTGTATctctcaattatttattaaaacttaCACCCTCCTAAATACACAACAATTATTCGGTGGAAGAAAAGTACTAACCCATATAAAATGGTAAATAAACCTAACTTGGGTAGAAGGAAGAATCAATACGGCAATCATGATCGCCATTTGGATCGCCGAGTTTGTCAAGAGTTGAAGAAGGAAATCGGTGATCGCCGTATCGAATGCCAAAGAGCCCCTTGGCGAGCAACTCATCGAGTTGTTCGTTTCCACCCCAATTTTGATTTTGTAAGGGTTTACTTGAATTTGTACTAGGTGCTTACGTACAAAGCCTCATGTAGCCCTTTTATAGTTTACCACTCATATTTTaggtttaattttttatttactttcttaGTTCGTCAAGTTTTTAGGGTTTGGATTAATTTTTGCAAAGATTGAAGTTTCAAATTGTTCATCATGAATTTGCTAACAagttgcttttatttatttattttaattcaattgcaaaaaaaaaaaaaattacaaaagacaAATGATATTCAAGTCAACTTTCTAAATTCAATTAGTaaaatcaattcaaatatataataatatctatATCTATTTCACTTTTGTCAAGTTAAACTACATTGGTTAACACAAGTTCTTTCTACTAGTTTGCGTAGCTGGGTAACGCATGATCTTATGCATTACAAAGAAAGAGCACTACTGATAATCAAACTTACCgcttaaaaaaacaaaaataaaaaaatctgaCGGCGAAGTGCAACTCAGTTAGTAAGATGATTTCCCTCCAACCAATAGATGCATGTGGGAAATGGAAAATCATTGTTGatccttttatatatatatatataaaatctgATTTCCTTGTATGAATAATGCATGATCTTGCCAAATGAATAATAAATTACACGAAATGGTTACAAATGATGAGAAAAGGAACATTAAAATGGCAGAGAAATGAGAAGAGATATAATGAGCTGAGTGGCATTTGTGGGAAATATTGGAATTCAAGAAATAGCCCATAATGAAGCCATCAACACAACAACGCCCATTTTTGGTCCCACATTGCTTCCTGAATTGGTGGTCGATCCATCAGTCCTAGGAACCGTCTTAGACCCTGCACCTGCACCTGATATATACAACCTTCATcattaattcatctctctctctctctctctctcatggaATAGTAGTAATAGCTAAAACATTGGCTTAATTAAATACCTGAGGGAATATCAGTGACTGCCGGTGTTGTTGGAGTCGGAGAATCAGGCGCCTCGTCAGCGGATCCAGAAGGAGCACCAGCATCAGCAGGCGCAGGCGCAGCATTAGCATCTGTTAATTAATATTGGGTTTTATTCATACATACGTAGAAAGCAAATAGTTTGAGCGTAGatatgaagatgaagatgaggaATATTAATCTGACCATCACAGCGGCTGAGTGGAGGCGTCTGCACCTTGCACACTCCGGGCAGAGCAAGCGCGAGGGTCTGATTGACCGTGATGCCCAAGCTGGAGCCCCCGCCTCTGAGCAGCGTGCACAGGCACTGCGGTTGCGACCCCACCACGCTCGACAAGCTCGTGCAGCACGACGCCGACGGGCTCGACGAGTTTCCACTCACGTAGTTCAGGCACGGGCTCAAGCTCATCAGCGCCACCGTGCACCCCGACTGCGCCGCACCTCCCTTCACAAGcgtcgccaccaccaccaccaccaacatTACCAAACTCATCTTTACTTTACTTGGAATTAGTATACGACGAGATCTCTCTTTCTAGCTAGATTGGTACTGTGTTGAGATTCGCACTTTAAATAAGACCGAAATAGTTATATATTGTTGGCCAACTCTCAGTTTTAAGTGATTCAAATTAACTAAAACAAGAAAGCTTTGAGCTGAGCTGTGCTACCTAACGTTGATTTTAGAGCTTAGCTAGTTAAGAGTTGTTGAGCTCCCTCCAAATTTTGTTTACCGTTTTATTTAAACCTCAATTAACAGATGATGAACCAATTttcacccattttttttttataattaataccACATTTCAAGATATTGCAATAATATTTTTACCTTTTAAAgttttgaaaaattaatatatgtaaatCTTTCCGGTCACATAATATTGACATGACATAGGTCTCATTTGAGGTGAACATGATATTTATGTAAAGGTTAAATGTGAAAATTTGACCTGccatatcaattttaattttgtcaataaaaattaaaattgaggtgttaatttcataataaattaaaatgtgaTGACAATAAATTGCAACGTTTTAAAATACGTGTTGAAATTGAGTGAAAATTAATCTATTATAGATGATATATATGGCATTCTGTTTATTGTACATAGTGTTCCTGTGTGAGAGCAACAGCAAGGTTTCTCCCCCATGATTTGGTGTGCTGGGGTATGAAGCTTGGCCTCCATTCACAACGAACTCCGTGATCACGGAAAATCGCCTCCTTTCATTGATTCAGATTTGCTGCGAGCACTTCTTAAATCAATAGATATTGCTCCAGAAATTTTTCATGCAGAGTGTGGTTTCCTTGACTGTTGTTATCTCATACAAATGAGTGGGTATGCatatttttctaaattctaGATAGATTGAAATGTCAGTTAAGATCGATAAACATTTTGCACCCTTGGCTCTGTATGTATAGACAAAACAGTCAAATCTGGATCCTTAGTTAATCAGTATTCTTAGTTTTTGACTAGatgaattcaagattcttattctACCACTGTAATTTCATCCCCCTTCTCGATGATGTAGGATGCTCTTAAGATTTTGATAGAGCGAAGGGATTGACATAAACAGAGAGCAAGAGAATTGaaagaaataaatgaaataaataatgaaCAAAGAAAACAGAGAATAACTCTCCTTTTGCGAGGCCTACAACGAGAACGTTGTCCCGAACTCCTCTTGAGGCCTACAGTGGAAGTTGTCCAGAATAATATTGCAACGATAATTTTAACCCTAACTCACTATTAACTCATTTAAAGACCTACAGAAACTTGATACCCAAGAAATATCTTGGAGCCCACACAAAAGCCTGATCCATTACTTTATTTTAACCCTAAATAACTTAAGCCTAAATAactaataaattaaagaaacaatatACTAATTAACTATAACTAATGATCTGTATTAATTCCTCATGCGAGGCCCTCAAAGAAACACCAAATTGATAGAATAAAGGTGAATAAATAAGATAGAAActaaatatacaatatataaatTCCTCATGCGAGGCCCTCAGAGATGCTATTGTTGTCCCTAAATAATGATCCTCAAATAATTATTCCTAAGTCGTAAAGAACTATATAAAGACCTAATGACTTGAggctcaattaaataacttAGAGCCCATGAGTCTGACCTAAATAACTTAAACCCTAAATATTGAACtattaagaaaattaaaagataattaTGAAACTAACAAAAATTAATAGAATAAAGATAATCATAACTCTGCAGCTGATCTCTATCAGTTGCCCGCCTGTTTCGACAGCCTTGTCAAggctgaatttttttttttatcccaAAACCTCTGCCAAAAAAGTCATTTCCATGCATGGGCTTGTATCCCCAACAACAAGCACTCTGCTACTTCCTGGATCATCCTCATCCTGCATAAGCATCACCTTAAGAGTTTTAGGGGGATAACTGTGCAGTGGACCGAACTTCTGGCCACAACATATTGTTCCCAAATGCATATATTTCAAGTCAAATTCATAATAGAGATTTAAGTTAAGCTACATAGCCGACTCAACATCAGGATCCGCAATAGCTATAATTCTCAAATTAAAAGATAATGTTCCCAACATAGTTAGATGCATATATTTCAAGTCAACTTCATAATAGAGATTTAAGTTGAGCTATATAGCCTACTCAACATCAGGATCCACAGCAGCAGGGGAGGAGGTCGGTGGAGCAGCGGCAGTAGGGGTAGAGGCCGGGGGTAGAAAGTTGCATCAATATAATTTACATCAGCCAGCTTGTTTGGTCCAGGGAGTATTGGGTGCTAGACGCGTATATGCTTAACCACGGTAGAACATGCATATGGATAGGGGTTCGCAGAAAATTCAAAGGCCTACGAGGGGTAACAACAACCGCAGGGGAGGGATAAAGCTTGTCGAATATGTTATCCACCATTCGGGCCGCGTAACTCCGGTAGTATCTAATGCCAAATGGCAACATGTGAGCTAACAAAACCATTCAAGTCAGTTCTCCACCTCGTTATAGATATACTATCACTAGGGCTGTCAAACTCTACGGACTACGGGCCGGGCCGGCTCGGCCCAACCCAGCGGGCCAAGGCATATTTTTGGGCAGGTTGGGCCGGCCCCAAATTTCAATGGACCGCGGAAATTAAAGCCCAACCCAGCCCAACACTACACAGGCCACTGAGCAGGTTGGGCCAAAACGGGTCAAAATAGACataatttataacaaatatTCAACTGTATTAAACCTGCTAATAACATATAAATACAcctaaaatagcaaaaataataaGACAAGAGTGACACAAATATTTGAAGTCTCCAAACACTATAAATTATCAAAAGACAATCCATGAACAAATCCACAAGCACAAGTCTCATATAAGTTTTTATCTTAATGAGAAAGTAGTTAAAACAACGATAAAGTCGACAAATAAACctgttaaaatttcaaaattcacgCATATGATTTGAATAACAAACTAACTATAATACAAAATTGAACCAAATTGAGGTAGTCTTGGGTACAACTGGGTGTACCGTATAACTTGGTTGACCCGCACCCAGATCCGCATCCAAACCGGCTTCCTGAcctaaatcgtgtaaatgatactattcggttatacaaatgacactgcatgtaattgacattattctgttatacaaatgacactgcgtataaatgacattataacattgtaaatgacattgtgtataTTTCACACTTTTCagaatataaatgacacttcctgtaattgacaatataagattataaatgacactataatattttaaatgacactataagattgaaaatgatattataacattttaaaatgttgcagtgtcatttatataactgaataatatcaattataggcagtgtcatttgtataatcgaatagtgtcatttacacgattttgATTTAGATACGGATTTGAGTGCGGAACAACTCGGTTGTACTCAACTTTTTGTGAACcaaattttcataaatttgCGGATCATGAATCTAGCATTTTGCATGTCGAGGCATTATAGATTAATggtacttttctttttttcaaaagtGGTAATTGTGGATTAATGGTACGTATTTTCTAAGGTGCGCGACCAATATACAAATATTAATTACCTTAATTTCCAGGCATTATAGATTAATggtacttttcttttttgaaaagtGGTAATCGTAGATTAATGGTACGTTTTTTTTTAAGGTGGGTGACCAGTatacactttttttaaaaaacgaaAAGGAAGGTTATATATTATTTCGATCAAGAATATCCAGAAGCCAACTTGGAAAAtcagtagggatggcaatgggtcGGATTTGGATCGGATCTCATTAATATCAAATCTAGATCTAATTTAATTTATGGGATTAAGGTCCACCCCAGATCGAACGGATCTGAAAATTTGGaatccagatccgcgggtccacgggtccaaaTCCATGGATTTACtgttttaaattaaattcaaaaaaaaatcacaaaaatcaACAATATCTAGTTTctatcataaaaaatattgcacaaaatatattcatacaatTCAAAGTCTCAACATAGAAAAATAAGtcactaaaaattcaaaataaacaaatttcaATGCTCAAGTCAATGATAACAAGTCTTCCAAATTATATTTCCTAAGAAAAAAAGTCTCCATCATCCATGGTACAACTACTGTAGGAGAAACTAAGGTTTCTTTCAAGAGATAGTGTATtgtatttaatttgtaatatatttaatattattaataaaataaatataaaaatatatatattaaataaaacatatccacgggtcggatctgggttgGATTcagatctaaaatttcaagatccagatccagatccatttttaaaaattgagatccagatccggatccagattcgtcgggtccaaaaaattgagatccagacccTGAAAAatggatctgggccggatccaaGATCCACTATCATCCCTAGAAATCTGACTTCCAGATGGTTACATCATCAGCAGAAATAGCGAAATTCGCAAGGCTATGGATTAATTACCTTATTTTCCaactaaaaaagaaagaaaaaggaaatcaaTTTAGCACATTTAATGgcaattattattaaaatccttaatataaaatctatattatattaaaacatcagttttcaattagaaattgatttcaaatcaatttgaaaattgaatggcgattttgtagttaagacaaaattgaagatttatttataaactctatttattcttttcattttcttttctttaacttcttatttttttgttttatttatttctaaaattatgaaattcgattaattataaaatattcaatatgcctatcaaattaaagatcacg comes from Salvia miltiorrhiza cultivar Shanhuang (shh) chromosome 3, IMPLAD_Smil_shh, whole genome shotgun sequence and encodes:
- the LOC131016293 gene encoding non-specific lipid transfer protein GPI-anchored 5-like isoform X2 gives rise to the protein MSLVMLVVVVVATLVKGGAAQSGCTVALMSLSPCLNYVSGNSSSPSASCCTSLSSVVGSQPQCLCTLLRGGGSSLGITVNQTLALALPGVCKVQTPPLSRCDDANAAPAPADAGAPSGSADEAPDSPTPTTPAVTDIPSGAGSKTVPRTDGSTTNSGSNVGPKMGVVVLMASLWAIS
- the LOC131016293 gene encoding non-specific lipid transfer protein GPI-anchored 5-like isoform X1, whose translation is MSLVMLVVVVVATLVKGGAAQSGCTVALMSLSPCLNYVSGNSSSPSASCCTSLSSVVGSQPQCLCTLLRGGGSSLGITVNQTLALALPGVCKVQTPPLSRCDDANAAPAPADAGAPSGSADEAPDSPTPTTPAVTDIPSGAGAGSKTVPRTDGSTTNSGSNVGPKMGVVVLMASLWAIS